A window of Pristis pectinata isolate sPriPec2 chromosome 33, sPriPec2.1.pri, whole genome shotgun sequence contains these coding sequences:
- the LOC127585433 gene encoding basic proline-rich protein-like has protein sequence MGPTPGSQPLDPTPGSRPLDPTPGSQPLDPTPGSHPWIPDPGSHPWIPPLGPAPGSQPLGPAPGSHPWVQPLGPAPVSHPWVQPLGPAPGSHPWIPTPGSHPWIPDPGSHPWVQPLDPSPWVQPLGPAPGSHPWVQPLDPTPGSSPWVQPLDPAPGSSPWIPPLGPAPGSRPWVQPRIPPLGPAPGSHPWIPPLNPTPGSSPWVQAPGSHHWIPAPGSHPWVESLDPSPWVQPLGPAPGSHPWVQPLDPTPGSSPCVQPLDPGPWIPPLDPTPGSSPWIPAPGSHPWVQPLDPTPGSHPWVQPLDPGHWIPPLDPTPGSSPWVQPLGPTPGSQPLDPTPGSQPLDPTPGSHPWVQPLGPAPGSHPRVQPLDPTPGSSPWIPAAGSHPWIPPLGPAPGSSPWIPPLGPVPGSRPLDPTPGSHPWIPAPGSHPWIPPLGPAPGSRPLDPTPGSSPWIPAPGSHPWVQPLDPGPWIPPLGPAPGSHPWVQPLRPAPGSHPWVQPLRPAPGSRPLDPTPGSSPWIPAPGSSPWIPPPGPAPGSSPWVPPLGPTPGSQPLDPTPGSHPWIPAPGSHPWVQPLGPAPGSHPWVQPLGPAPGSHPWVEPLDPTPGSSPWILAPGSHPWIPPLGPAPGSHPWVQPPGPGPWIPPLGPAPGSRPLSLTFT, from the coding sequence ATGGGTCCCACCCCTGGATCCCAGCCCCTGGATCCCACCCCTGGATCCCGGCCCCTGGATCCCACCCCTGGGTCCCAGCCCCTGGATCCCACCCCTGGATCCCACCCCTGGATCCCGGACCCTGGATCCCACCCCTGGATCCCACCCCTGGGTCCAGCCCCTGGATCCCAGCCCCTGGGTCCAGCCCCTGGATCCCACCCCTGGGTCCAGCCCCTGGGTCCAGCCCCTGTATCCCACCCCTGGGTCCAGCCCCTGGGTCCAGCCCCTGGATCCCACCCCTGGATCCCAACCCCTGGATCCCACCCCTGGATCCCGGACCCTGGATCCCACCCCTGGGTCCAGCCCCTGGATCCCAGCCCCTGGGTCCAGCCCCTGGGTCCAGCCCCTGGATCCCACCCCTGGGTCCAGCCCCTGGATCCCACCCCTGGGTCCAGCCCCTGGGTCCAGCCCCTGGATCCCGCCCCTGGGTCCAGCCCCTGGATCCCGCCCCTGGGTCCAGCCCCTGGATCCCGCCCCTGGGTCCAGCCCCGGATCCCACCCCTGGGTCCAGCCCCTGGATCCCACCCCTGGATCCCACCCCTGAATCCCACCCCTGGGTCCAGCCCCTGGGTCCAAGCCCCTGGATCCCACCACTGGATCCCGGCCCCTGGATCCCACCCCTGGGTCGAGTCCCTGGATCCCAGCCCCTGGGTCCAGCCCCTGGGTCCGGCACCTGGATCCCACCCCTGGGTCCAGCCCCTGGATCCCACCCCTGGGTCCAGCCCCTGCGTCCAGCCCCTGGATCCCGGCCCCTGGATCCCACCCCTGGATCCCACCCCTGGGTCCAGCCCCTGGATCCCGGCCCCTGGATCCCACCCCTGGGTCCAGCCCCTGGATCCCACCCCTGGATCCCACCCCTGGGTCCAGCCCCTGGATCCCGGCCACTGGATCCCACCCCTGGATCCCACCCCTGGGTCCAGCCCATGGGTCCAGCCCCTGGGTCCCACCCCTGGGTCCCAGCCCCTGGATCCCACCCCTGGATCCCAGCCCCTGGATCCCACCCCTGGATCCCACCCCTGGGTCCAGCCCCTGGGTCCAGCCCCTGGATCCCACCCCAGGGTCCAGCCCCTGGATCCCACCCCTGGGTCCAGCCCCTGGATCCCGGCCGCTGGATCCCACCCCTGGATCCCACCCCTGGGTCCAGCCCCTGGGTCGAGCCCCTGGATCCCACCCCTGGGTCCAGTCCCTGGATCCCGGCCCCTGGATCCCACCCCTGGATCCCACCCCTGGATCCCGGCCCCTGGATCCCACCCCTGGATCCCACCCCTGGGTCCAGCCCCTGGATCTAGGCCCCTGGATCCCACCCCTGGGTCCAGCCCCTGGATCCCGGCCCCTGGATCCCACCCCTGGGTCCAGCCCCTGGATCCCGGCCCCTGGATCCCACCCCTGGGTCCAGCCCCTGGATCCCACCCCTGGGTCCAGCCCCTGCGTCCAGCCCCTGGATCCCACCCCTGGGTCCAGCCCCTGCGTCCAGCCCCTGGATCCCGGCCCCTGGATCCCACCCCTGGGTCCAGCCCCTGGATCCCGGCCCCTGGATCCAGCCCCTGGATCCCACCCCCGGGTCCAGCCCCTGGGTCCAGCCCCTGGGTCCCACCCCTGGGTCCCACCCCTGGGTCCCAGCCCCTGGATCCCACCCCTGGATCCCACCCCTGGATCCCGGCCCCTGGATCCCACCCCTGGGTCCAGCCCCTGGGTCCAGCCCCTGGGTCCCACCCCTGGGTCCAGCCCCTGGGTCCAGCCCCTGGGTCCCACCCCTGGGTCGAGCCCCTGGATCCCACCCCTGGGTCCAGTCCCTGGATCCTGGCCCCTGGATCCCACCCCTGGATCCCACCCCTGGGTCCAGCCCCTGGATCCCACCCCTGGGTCCAGCCCCCGGGTCCCGGCCCCTGGATCCCACCCCTGGGTCCAGCCCCCGGGTCCCGGCCCCTCAGTTTGACTTTCACCTGA
- the pick1 gene encoding PRKCA-binding protein yields the protein MFSDMDFEIEEDKLGIPTVPGRVTLKKDSQNLIGISIGGGAQYCPCLYIVQVFDNTPAALDGTLAAGDEIVGVTGKSVKGKTKVEVAKMIQAVKGEVTIHYNKLQADPKQGKTLDIVLKKVKHRLVENMSSGTADALGLSRAILCNDGLVKKLEELERTAELYKGLMEHTKRLLRAFFELSQTHKAFGDVFAVIGVREPQPAASEAFIKFAEAHRSIEKFGIRLLKTVKPMLSDLNTYLNKAIPDTKLTIKKYLDVKFEYLSYCLKVKEMDDEEYSCIALQEPLYRVGTGNYEYRLILRCRQEARARFAKMRKDVLEKIELLDQKHVQDIVFQLQRFVSAMSKYYDECYAILKDADVFPIEVDLTKTMLNYSPKDLCTDTEEEEKDNEENGEKLFDDE from the exons ATGTTCAGCGACATGGATTTTGAAATTGAAGAAGATAAGTT GGGAATTCCGACTGTGCCTGGGAGAGTGACACTTAAAAAGGATTCTCAGAATTTAATTGGAATCAGCATCGGAGGAGGTGCCCAGTACTGTCCCTGTTTATACATCGTGCAG GTTTTCGATAACACTCCAGCTGCTCTGGACGGGACGCTGGCCGCCGGCGATGAGATCGTCGGAGTGACCGGGAAATCGGTGAAAGGGAAGACGAAAGTGGAAGTGGCCAAGATGATCCAAGCTGTGAAG GGAGAAGTTACAATTCATTACAATAAACTCCAGGCTGATCCTAAGCAAGGCAAAACCTTAGATATTG TTCTGAAGAAGGTTAAACATCGATTGGTAGAGAACATGAGTTCAGGGACTGCTGATGCGCTGGGTCTGAGCCGGGCCATTCTGTGTAATG ACGGACTTgtgaagaagctggaggaactggagAGGACAGCAGAGCTGTACAAAG GACTGATGGAACACACGAAAAGGCTGCTGCGAGCGTTCTTTGAGCTGTCACAGACGCACAAAG CGTTTGGTGACGTGTTTGCTGTCATCGGGGTGAGAGAACCGCAGCCCGCTGCCAGCGAGGCCTTCATCAAGTTCGCGGAAGCTCACCGGAGCATCGAGAAGTTTGGCATCCGACTCCTGAAGACAGTGAAACCA ATGCTCAGCGACCTGAACACATACCTGAACAAGGCCATTCCTGACACTAAACTCACCATTAAAAAATACCTCGATGTCAAGTTTGAATATTTG TCCTACTGtctgaaggtgaaggagatggaCGACGAGGAGTACAGCTGCATT GCTCTTCAGGAACCGCTGTACCGAGTCGGCACTGGGAACTATGAATATCGCCTGATTCTCCGCTGTCGACAAGAGGCCAGAGCACGATTCGCCAAGATGAGGAAGGACGTTCTGGAGAAAATCGAACTTTTGGACCAAAAACATG TTCAGGACATCGTGTTCCAGCTCCAGCGCTTTGTCTCCGCCATGTCCAAGTACTACGACGAGTGTTACGCCATCTTAAAGGACGCAGATGTGTTTCCAATCGAGGTGGACCTGACCAAAACCATGTTGAACTACAGTCCGAAGGACCTTTgcactgacacagaagaggaggagaaggataatgaggaaaatggagagaaactCTTTGACGATGAATAG